The genomic DNA ATCATCATCACCAGAAGAAGTCAAAAAAAGAAAGAAAGCAATATTATTCTGCCTTAGTGATGATAAAAAACAGATAGTTGTGGAGGAAACCAAAGAGATTTTGGTGGGTGAAATTGGAGAAACTGTGCAGGACCCCTACACATCCTTCGTTCAGTTGCTACCTCAGACCGACTGTCGTTATGCTTTGTATGATGCTACATACGAGACAAAAGAATCCAAGAAAGAAGATTTGGTATTTATATTCTGGTATGTGGTAAAAGAAAAACGTGTTTGGCTTTCTTTTGAGGCCTGTATGTGTCATTGAAGATGTACATTGGTGATTTCTTAGTTGTTGAAACAGTATCACAACAATGGGTATTAATTTTCACCCTTTTTATTTCTCATAGGGCTCCAGAAAGGGCATCCCTTAAAAGCAAGATGATATATGCTAGCTCAAAGGATGCTATTAAAAAGAAATTTACAGGTTATAAATTTTATGCAGGTTTACAATTCTTCCTAATTTAGTTGGTGAGTGTAACAATAGTTTGACTATATTTTCTGTTTTTCAGGTATTAAACATGAATGGCAAGTTAATGGATTAGATGAAATTCAGGACCGTATTGCACTTGCAGAGAAACTGGGAGGCAATGTGGTGGTTTCACTTGAAGGAATATCCTTACATAATGACAATTGAGTGCCATCTTGACCCGTGGAGCTTCCATTTCTGCAGCTCTATTATCATTTGATCAAAAGTTGGAATAGTTTAGTTTTTTTCCACGTAAAAGAGATCTCATTAACTTAAGCAGCCACACTGTGGTTGCCCTTAGACTGTTTGATCCCAGTAGTTTTTATGTAGAATCTCAAGGAATGCTTTCACGTCATTCATTCTAGCCAAAACAATTGTTGTTGCATGCATTCCTTGTTTCTTGTACAATGAATGTCAATGTTTGTGAGTAGTTTAGAAACACTAAGTATAAGCTTTTGAAAACCTTGAGAGTATTGTCCACTGGTCAGGTGGTAGCCATTAATTCAGTATTGTAATTGAAGTTGCACTTGATCATAGTTCCATGAGGCTCTTGTGCATTCATAACCCACTCCTGCCTTGAtagcctagttttgtgtcatggcaGCATATGTTCTACACAATGCATCAAAAGCACTTTTTGTAacatttttgttttttaaaaaaataaggaATGCCAACGAAGTTTCTGTAGTTGTAATTGCATCATCAGTGAATTGTAGCTCTTGCGTTTTCATTCCTGTTGCGCAGCCCTTAAGGAAGGAGTTGTTTATGTTGCCTTTTGTTTCCAGTGGAATGTACACTACTGAAAGAATGGGAGTCAATGTTTGCCATGTTAGTTTTTTTTCAAACATTGAAACAGACATGCAAAATCAGTCATGATGGCAGTTACTGTGTACTAGAGCCTTAAATGGAATATTGTTTTTGAGATCAAAAAATTGGCCATGCTTACAATAAAAATTGTGGCTTATGGCCGATTGCTGCTTTGTTTTTATTTTTCACTGATAAAACATACTAACTGGAAATTGTAACCTGCACTCATTCAATCTGGTTCACCTTTGTAAATGGCCAAACTGTAATGTTTGTCCAATGGTGTtgtacagattttttaaaaatcattttcaaTCCAGTGGAACCATTAAGTGTTTTTTAAATCTGCATTTTCAAAACCGATGTAGCAGATTTAAATTCAGTTATGTTATTGGTTGTGTTTATGACCTAAGCTGTAAACTAAAGTTTTAAATCAGTTAGCTATTAAGAACTATTCCTGCTACTGAAGAGTACTAGTAAAGGTGGGCATATTTTAATAAAATATACTTATATTTAGTTACATTTACATTTTAATTGAGTTTTTCACCTTTAATACATTAAAACAGTAAATTAAAGGCAGACCAACCACAGCCATAGATTCTATTTTGGGGGTCACTGTACAAACCTCCAGATTTTACAATTTTTAAATATTAATGTTTAGACATTTGAGCTTCTAGTGAACATcttatttttttttatatatatatggaGGATGGGTACTTTGTACAAACACTCTGGAATTTTAAAAGGAATCATGAAAACAAGTGCTTAATTTGTTTTGGGAGTATGTGTATATAAATCTGGAATATGCAAAAATCCATTTTACATGTAAATTTTGGAAACCATTCTGGTTATACTTGGATGTCAGCTCTTAGTTACGGCATTTGGCTCAAAGCCAACAGTTGCTCTCCTACTAGAGAATTTGATCTGCATGCTGTGAGTAATCCTCTGCTAGTCAGAGCTATTTATGGG from Heterodontus francisci isolate sHetFra1 chromosome 9, sHetFra1.hap1, whole genome shotgun sequence includes the following:
- the cfl2 gene encoding cofilin-2 isoform X2, giving the protein MKVRKSSSPEEVKKRKKAILFCLSDDKKQIVVEETKEILVGEIGETVQDPYTSFVQLLPQTDCRYALYDATYETKESKKEDLVFIFWAPERASLKSKMIYASSKDAIKKKFTGIKHEWQVNGLDEIQDRIALAEKLGGNVVVSLEGISLHNDN
- the cfl2 gene encoding cofilin-2 isoform X1, producing the protein MASGVTVHDEVIKVFNDMKVRKSSSPEEVKKRKKAILFCLSDDKKQIVVEETKEILVGEIGETVQDPYTSFVQLLPQTDCRYALYDATYETKESKKEDLVFIFWAPERASLKSKMIYASSKDAIKKKFTGIKHEWQVNGLDEIQDRIALAEKLGGNVVVSLEGISLHNDN